One Vibrio sp. CDRSL-10 TSBA genomic region harbors:
- a CDS encoding NAD(P)-binding domain-containing protein → MMKVGVIGVGELTEKIITGLMQQDGQRVVNLSPRNHERASDLAARYSCNIMESNQAVVDESDLIILGVRPQQLPGLAREITIAEDKQTLSLAAGVSRAELAEYFQHHNIQRMMTTYAAEINQTTIVFTSVPAEVESLFAILGRTLVVDSEREFELATVGMCMNGWMYFFSDRLQAWFIEQGMPAQQARKLVLGAMADSAAYGLHHSDKSLLELGRSIATEGTYTARGVERLNSERFCSAWEHAAEDIFKRLNNKDG, encoded by the coding sequence ATGATGAAAGTGGGCGTTATCGGAGTCGGTGAATTGACCGAAAAGATTATTACCGGATTAATGCAACAAGATGGCCAGCGCGTTGTGAACTTGTCTCCGCGCAACCATGAGCGAGCCAGTGATCTTGCTGCCCGGTATTCCTGCAACATCATGGAGAGTAATCAGGCGGTAGTGGATGAATCGGATTTGATCATCCTCGGAGTTAGGCCACAGCAGTTGCCCGGGTTAGCTCGGGAGATCACTATCGCGGAGGATAAACAAACCCTTTCTCTGGCAGCCGGAGTCAGCAGGGCTGAGCTGGCTGAGTATTTTCAACACCATAATATTCAGCGCATGATGACCACTTATGCTGCTGAAATAAACCAGACCACCATTGTGTTCACCTCTGTACCAGCCGAGGTTGAAAGCTTGTTTGCCATTCTGGGTCGGACTCTGGTGGTGGATAGTGAGCGTGAGTTTGAACTGGCGACGGTGGGAATGTGTATGAATGGCTGGATGTATTTTTTCTCTGATCGTTTGCAGGCGTGGTTTATCGAGCAAGGGATGCCAGCGCAACAGGCCAGAAAACTGGTGCTGGGAGCCATGGCAGACAGTGCTGCTTATGGTCTGCATCACTCCGATAAATCACTGCTCGAGCTGGGCCGCTCGATTGCAACCGAGGGGACATATACTGCCCGCGGTGTTGAGCGTCTCAACTCAGAGCGTTTTTGTTCTGCGTGGGAGCATGCCGCTGAGGATATTTTTAAGCGTCTGAATAATAAAGACGGCTGA
- a CDS encoding Rid family hydrolase, translating to MNCHLPVFHNPDTLFDPTPFGFCHTVSAPDNGSLIFISGQSGGEGPEHHLSDDFAHQVNVALSNLASALNAHGLSFGDVLKINVLIVDHDANKLAIWSQAVQRAWPQNQLPASTLIPVPRLALDGMKVEVDATAFKPNSNDCASPTNEEKS from the coding sequence ATGAACTGTCATCTGCCCGTATTTCATAATCCCGATACTCTGTTTGACCCGACACCCTTCGGCTTTTGCCACACCGTATCTGCTCCTGACAATGGCAGCTTGATTTTTATTTCCGGACAGAGTGGTGGTGAAGGACCAGAGCATCATTTAAGTGATGATTTTGCACATCAGGTTAATGTCGCATTGTCCAATCTGGCAAGTGCGTTAAACGCACATGGATTGAGTTTTGGTGATGTACTCAAGATCAACGTATTAATTGTTGATCATGATGCCAATAAATTGGCTATCTGGAGCCAAGCCGTACAACGAGCTTGGCCGCAAAATCAGCTTCCGGCCAGTACACTCATTCCGGTACCTCGCCTTGCTCTGGACGGAATGAAGGTGGAAGTCGACGCAACCGCTTTTAAACCAAACTCGAATGATTGCGCTTCTCCCACCAATGAGGAGAAATCATGA
- a CDS encoding DMT family transporter, translating to MKVKNYAVLFTIGGIWGSQFVFQQQALTLFSPLWIATLRALLGALTLIILCKCLGLKSENKQWGLFCLIGLLEAVIPFILVPWGQLQLSSATTAVLMGTIPFYALLLAPLLIRGSTIGVYSLLSVVIGFCGLLLLFYPDLSSQEQAIPFTSAGAILLAAACFAIALLLLNRVYDEHPLMVARNVLIMASMQLIVLSLLKAPTDLVSLHFNQLSAFSVFSVFYLGIMCAGVVYYLYMLSVRNAGAVFTSMTNYLVPSFGVVFGMSFSDEALPFTTWLALSVILLALLLNQMPSRKKQS from the coding sequence ATGAAGGTGAAGAATTATGCAGTCCTGTTCACCATCGGTGGCATTTGGGGCTCACAGTTCGTCTTCCAGCAACAGGCACTGACCCTCTTTTCTCCGCTGTGGATAGCCACTTTACGGGCATTACTCGGAGCGCTGACGCTGATAATTCTGTGTAAGTGCTTGGGTCTGAAGAGCGAAAATAAGCAGTGGGGGTTGTTTTGCCTTATTGGCCTGCTGGAAGCAGTGATACCTTTTATTCTTGTTCCCTGGGGACAATTGCAACTGAGCAGCGCAACGACCGCCGTATTAATGGGTACAATTCCCTTTTATGCCCTATTGTTAGCCCCGCTGCTGATCAGGGGGAGCACCATTGGTGTGTACAGTTTACTCAGTGTAGTAATAGGTTTTTGCGGTTTATTGTTGCTGTTTTATCCGGATCTGTCTTCACAAGAGCAGGCCATTCCGTTTACCAGCGCGGGGGCTATTTTGCTTGCTGCCGCCTGTTTTGCCATCGCTCTGCTTCTGCTTAACCGCGTCTATGATGAACACCCGTTGATGGTCGCAAGGAATGTGCTGATAATGGCTAGCATGCAACTTATTGTTCTTTCCCTGCTTAAGGCTCCCACTGATTTAGTTTCTTTGCACTTCAATCAGCTATCTGCCTTTAGCGTCTTTTCCGTTTTCTACCTCGGAATCATGTGCGCTGGTGTCGTGTATTACCTGTACATGCTCAGCGTGAGAAATGCTGGTGCTGTGTTTACATCGATGACCAACTATCTGGTTCCGTCATTTGGGGTTGTTTTTGGCATGAGCTTTAGCGATGAGGCGCTACCTTTTACAACCTGGTTAGCACTGAGTGTGATACTGCTGGCCTTACTGCTTAATCAGATGCCAAGCCGGAAGAAGCAGTCGTAA
- a CDS encoding GNAT family N-acetyltransferase, which translates to MNIRTATIGDARVILGFIKELAQYEEALHCVQATEADIVASLFSSTATAKALICEVEGRPVGYAVYFFNYSTWLGKNGLYLEDLYVTPAYRSCGAGKRLMKTLAETALENNCGRFEWSVLHWNQPAIDFYRHIGAEEQSEWRIYRLSGEALQRFRRGVTNVQMPR; encoded by the coding sequence ATGAATATTCGAACTGCAACCATCGGCGATGCCCGAGTGATTTTGGGCTTTATTAAAGAGCTGGCGCAATATGAAGAGGCTCTGCACTGCGTCCAGGCTACAGAAGCGGATATTGTGGCCAGTCTGTTCAGTTCAACCGCCACCGCAAAGGCACTGATCTGCGAAGTTGAGGGGCGCCCGGTCGGGTATGCGGTTTACTTTTTTAATTACTCCACCTGGCTGGGTAAAAATGGTCTGTATCTGGAAGATCTCTATGTAACGCCTGCGTACCGGTCCTGCGGAGCAGGAAAGCGACTGATGAAAACGCTGGCAGAGACCGCACTGGAAAATAATTGTGGACGGTTTGAGTGGTCGGTATTGCACTGGAATCAGCCAGCGATTGACTTCTACCGCCATATTGGTGCCGAAGAGCAATCCGAGTGGCGAATTTACCGCTTGAGTGGTGAGGCATTGCAGCGGTTTCGCCGAGGCGTAACTAACGTTCAGATGCCACGTTGA
- a CDS encoding LysR family transcriptional regulator, producing MATLENLDLNLIKVFYYIYQTQSVHLAAEKLHLSQSACSHSLARLRERLDDELFIRINGKMVATERAMLLAESVLPAVNLLQSGLNNAVPFEPAIGQHQFIISGYDFSIWCVLPELNAYLARHYPNISVRVVQSSEQIPAEKLESGDVDLALGFDHAAEQSAHIGNAVWSSGRYCIAMDRQHKMADVRKGLRIEDFLDYPHILVTPWNESRGIVDSALAKINKKRQVAMTLPSVLSAPYLLKNTPYFLAIPEVYIQTVSDSIGLIYREPPIAIPDFQIKLYWHKVREKEAKVSWLIQLLCRLSTQTA from the coding sequence ATGGCGACGCTGGAAAATCTGGACCTCAATCTGATCAAGGTCTTCTATTACATTTATCAGACACAGTCTGTTCACCTGGCGGCAGAGAAACTGCATCTCAGCCAGTCGGCCTGCAGCCATAGTCTGGCTCGTCTGCGTGAGCGACTTGATGATGAGCTGTTTATTCGTATTAACGGCAAAATGGTGGCAACAGAGCGCGCCATGTTACTGGCGGAATCGGTATTACCGGCTGTCAATTTGCTGCAGTCCGGCCTGAATAATGCCGTCCCCTTTGAACCAGCCATCGGGCAACATCAGTTCATTATTTCCGGCTACGATTTCAGTATCTGGTGTGTATTGCCTGAATTGAATGCTTACCTTGCCAGACACTACCCGAATATCAGTGTCCGGGTCGTGCAGAGTAGTGAACAGATCCCAGCAGAAAAACTTGAATCCGGAGACGTCGATCTGGCGTTAGGATTTGACCATGCAGCGGAACAATCTGCCCATATCGGTAATGCGGTCTGGAGCTCAGGTCGTTACTGTATTGCCATGGACAGACAACATAAAATGGCCGATGTAAGGAAAGGGCTGCGGATTGAAGACTTTCTGGACTATCCGCACATTCTTGTGACTCCCTGGAATGAGTCACGAGGAATTGTCGATAGTGCGCTGGCAAAAATAAACAAAAAACGCCAGGTAGCGATGACACTGCCCAGCGTGCTCAGTGCCCCTTATTTGCTGAAAAACACCCCGTATTTTCTCGCGATACCAGAAGTGTATATTCAGACGGTGAGCGACTCGATCGGTCTGATTTATCGTGAACCGCCCATCGCTATCCCAGACTTCCAGATAAAATTATATTGGCATAAAGTGCGTGAAAAAGAGGCCAAAGTCAGTTGGTTGATTCAGTTACTCTGCCGACTATCGACTCAAACAGCATGA
- a CDS encoding cytochrome c peroxidase: MRNYLGFMLSAAVLSGCGDALNEQDADENVSAADITFSVTVSENLQAVFANASVSASQIESGLTYLSTMDSDALATFSVAAYDSNDPLEITISNGSQVLKGLSSSTSVMVAQQARTEQNNIAVTITPESTAQFAYLDTDADGKLSSSELTDRTMKLAQAEEEGLLYVVAAMEIYAINGSVEGTQSHSSYQLALDMYRSENLTNLVKVSNQSAIKAIMDRDYPSAVSVGDPNPESEDFFRIDQAGNLLTSQSADYAQEPWSCVDDLRSRSRPLRNYGYGVNIWHYPDAASASLFQEWAEVEEGIQDLNDQAMCNVVNWSVPTVEELQSVIEDNQVQYPLSFPFMNAAYYWVNRDNSRATLDAAIFDVASGAITADVTMSSAAVIYKSFTRLDKDSLQRQTDQTSDEISQAYAEVTALYASRDPATWPAPSVDDGVTWTPLGQLPAVEYPSDNPYSLAAHNLGKRLFFDARLSQNRDISCSTCHAPAQGWDDNLTVSVGHEGQKGTRNAQSIINAAFQHSLFWDGRAASLEEQALQPIANPIEMNLSLEELEARIHQGDFADYQADVQAAFGQDQLTTEMIAQSLATFQRFCGLA; encoded by the coding sequence GTGCGTAATTATCTGGGTTTTATGCTCTCGGCGGCTGTGCTTTCGGGGTGTGGTGATGCTTTAAATGAACAAGACGCTGACGAGAATGTTTCAGCAGCGGACATCACCTTTAGTGTGACAGTGTCAGAAAATTTACAGGCGGTGTTTGCCAATGCTTCGGTGAGCGCCAGCCAGATAGAGTCAGGCCTGACTTATCTCAGTACAATGGACTCAGATGCGCTGGCCACATTTTCTGTGGCGGCTTATGACAGTAATGATCCGCTGGAAATTACCATCAGCAATGGCAGTCAGGTATTGAAAGGCTTGTCGAGCAGTACCAGCGTGATGGTGGCTCAACAGGCCCGGACAGAACAAAATAATATCGCCGTGACGATTACGCCGGAATCGACCGCGCAATTTGCCTACCTCGATACGGACGCGGACGGCAAACTCAGCAGCAGCGAACTGACTGACCGAACCATGAAGTTGGCGCAAGCGGAAGAAGAGGGCTTACTTTATGTCGTCGCCGCGATGGAAATTTATGCCATCAATGGCTCGGTGGAAGGAACACAAAGTCACAGCAGTTATCAACTGGCGCTGGATATGTATCGCTCTGAAAACCTGACTAATCTGGTTAAAGTCAGTAACCAGAGTGCGATAAAAGCGATCATGGATCGTGATTATCCGTCAGCGGTGTCAGTGGGTGATCCCAACCCGGAGTCGGAAGATTTCTTCCGTATCGACCAAGCCGGTAATTTGCTGACCTCACAAAGTGCTGATTATGCTCAGGAACCGTGGAGCTGCGTGGATGATCTGCGCAGTCGTTCCAGACCGTTACGTAATTACGGTTACGGTGTCAACATCTGGCACTATCCGGATGCTGCCAGCGCCAGTTTGTTTCAGGAGTGGGCCGAGGTGGAAGAAGGCATTCAGGACTTAAATGATCAGGCCATGTGTAATGTGGTGAACTGGTCTGTGCCTACGGTTGAAGAGCTGCAGTCCGTGATTGAGGATAATCAGGTCCAGTATCCGTTGTCTTTTCCATTTATGAACGCTGCTTATTATTGGGTCAACCGCGACAATTCGCGCGCGACGCTGGATGCGGCTATTTTCGATGTGGCCAGCGGCGCGATAACTGCTGATGTTACAATGAGCAGTGCTGCTGTTATTTATAAGTCGTTTACTCGTCTCGATAAAGATAGCCTGCAACGTCAGACCGACCAAACCAGTGATGAAATCAGTCAGGCATACGCAGAGGTTACGGCTCTCTACGCCAGCCGCGATCCGGCGACCTGGCCTGCACCGAGTGTGGATGACGGAGTCACATGGACGCCGCTTGGTCAGTTGCCGGCAGTCGAATATCCCAGTGATAATCCGTATTCTCTGGCTGCCCATAATCTGGGTAAACGCCTGTTCTTTGATGCCCGGCTATCACAAAACCGGGACATTTCCTGCTCCACCTGTCATGCGCCGGCGCAGGGCTGGGATGACAACCTCACCGTCTCTGTCGGCCATGAGGGGCAAAAGGGCACACGCAATGCGCAAAGCATCATCAATGCCGCCTTCCAGCATTCACTGTTCTGGGATGGGCGAGCAGCCAGTCTGGAAGAGCAGGCGTTGCAACCGATCGCTAACCCGATAGAGATGAACCTGTCTCTTGAGGAGCTCGAAGCCCGTATTCATCAGGGTGACTTTGCCGATTATCAGGCCGATGTGCAGGCGGCGTTCGGACAAGATCAACTGACCACGGAGATGATTGCTCAGTCACTGGCTACTTTTCAGCGTTTCTGTGGTCTCGCGTGA
- the sohB gene encoding protease SohB, with protein MEFLLDYGLFLAKIATVVVAIVAVLVIVKSSGGRQSSAKGELEVTNLTEQHKQTVEQLESHLHDDAFLKARHKADKKSEKEKAKAREKEIKKAAKSGELEAKHEPHLFVLDFHGSIDAKEVSALREEVTAILAVAKPGDEVLLRLETGGGMVHGYGLASSQLDRLKAAGLPLTISVDKVAASGGYMMACIADKIVSAPFAIVGSIGVVAQLPNFNKLLKKHDIEFEQLTAGEYKRTLTMFGENTDKARDKFKQELEETHVLFKDFIREHRPALELDKVATGEHWFGTQAKELGLVDEIKTSDDLIVEACKDKTVLAIHYVQKKKLTAKLAGAAAETADSVLLKLVSRGQRPIV; from the coding sequence TTGGAATTTTTATTAGACTACGGCCTGTTTTTGGCCAAGATTGCGACTGTCGTCGTCGCTATCGTGGCAGTGTTAGTCATTGTTAAATCCAGCGGCGGAAGACAAAGCTCAGCCAAAGGTGAACTGGAAGTGACGAATTTGACTGAGCAACATAAACAAACCGTTGAGCAGTTGGAATCGCATCTTCATGACGACGCCTTCCTGAAAGCCCGCCATAAAGCGGACAAAAAAAGCGAAAAGGAAAAAGCCAAGGCACGGGAAAAAGAGATCAAAAAAGCGGCCAAAAGTGGTGAACTGGAGGCGAAACATGAGCCTCATCTGTTCGTACTGGATTTTCACGGCAGCATTGATGCGAAAGAAGTTTCAGCGCTGCGTGAAGAAGTCACCGCGATTCTGGCGGTGGCTAAACCCGGCGATGAAGTACTGCTGCGACTGGAAACCGGTGGTGGCATGGTGCATGGTTACGGCCTGGCGTCATCTCAGCTGGATCGTCTTAAAGCAGCCGGCCTGCCGCTGACGATCTCGGTCGATAAAGTTGCTGCCAGCGGTGGTTACATGATGGCGTGTATCGCTGATAAAATTGTGTCTGCGCCGTTTGCGATTGTCGGCTCCATCGGGGTGGTCGCTCAGTTGCCAAACTTTAACAAGCTGCTGAAAAAGCACGATATTGAGTTTGAACAGCTGACCGCCGGTGAGTACAAACGTACTCTGACCATGTTTGGTGAAAACACGGATAAAGCGCGTGATAAATTTAAGCAGGAGCTGGAAGAGACTCATGTTCTGTTTAAAGATTTTATTCGTGAGCATCGCCCGGCGCTGGAGCTGGATAAAGTCGCCACCGGTGAACACTGGTTTGGTACTCAGGCCAAAGAACTGGGTCTGGTCGATGAGATCAAAACTTCAGACGATCTGATAGTTGAAGCGTGCAAAGACAAAACCGTACTGGCTATCCATTACGTGCAGAAGAAAAAACTGACCGCCAAACTGGCTGGCGCAGCCGCTGAAACTGCAGATAGTGTGCTGCTGAAACTGGTCAGCCGTGGCCAGCGTCCTATCGTGTAA
- the imuA gene encoding translesion DNA synthesis-associated protein ImuA, producing the protein MYELIEHLKNKHWLWQGSQTQTEPDAHSTGFSELDSKLCGGFPAHGVIDIQSKSGIGELRLLYPYLQQHGERLTVLINPPGIVDAESLKNDGINIENVLIVTPKSAKEALWSAEQCARSGACSQVLLWQDKLEVHHARRLQVACESGSCLNFIFRSAQDSLFSLPVTLTLTLSPHPQGLEIRVPKRKGGWPLGAFALSMAERWSHLALPLPSSVVVPFPLRKQG; encoded by the coding sequence ATGTATGAACTGATCGAACACCTCAAAAATAAACACTGGCTCTGGCAGGGTTCGCAAACCCAGACTGAGCCGGATGCCCATTCAACCGGCTTTAGCGAACTGGATAGCAAACTGTGCGGCGGTTTTCCGGCACACGGTGTAATTGATATCCAGTCCAAGAGCGGGATTGGTGAACTGCGCCTGCTGTATCCTTACCTGCAGCAACATGGTGAGCGCCTGACCGTGCTGATCAATCCGCCGGGCATTGTCGATGCTGAAAGTCTGAAAAATGACGGAATTAACATCGAAAACGTACTCATTGTGACGCCAAAATCAGCCAAAGAAGCATTATGGTCAGCTGAACAGTGTGCCAGAAGCGGAGCCTGCAGTCAGGTTCTGCTGTGGCAGGATAAGCTGGAAGTGCATCACGCCCGTCGCCTGCAAGTCGCCTGCGAGTCCGGAAGTTGTCTTAATTTTATCTTCCGTTCGGCGCAAGATAGCCTGTTTTCACTACCAGTCACTCTCACGTTAACTTTGAGCCCTCATCCGCAGGGGCTTGAAATCCGGGTACCAAAACGTAAAGGCGGCTGGCCGCTGGGTGCGTTTGCGCTCTCGATGGCAGAACGCTGGTCGCATCTTGCTCTGCCGCTGCCATCCTCGGTGGTTGTGCCATTTCCGCTGCGTAAACAGGGCTGA
- a CDS encoding chemotaxis protein CheV — protein MSGILNTVDQRTNLVGENRLELLLFSLNSRQVFAINVFKVREVIKVPKTTKMPGSHPNIIGVASLRGVSVPIIDLRQAIGFPPSREENPEQNLIITEYNRTVQGFLVGQVRNIVNTAWTEIQPPPKSAGRSNYLTAITQIKEQDQTKIVEIIDVEKVLAEIIEYDVSISEEVLDPTLVNEMVGRNVLIVDDSSTARNQIKGTLSQLGLNIIECSDGLEALNFLKGLCDKGKNINQELLMLITDAEMPEMDGYKLTYEVRNDPRMADLFITLNTSLSGSFNEAMVQKVGCNRFISKFQPDLLVEAVQDRLRELI, from the coding sequence ATGTCGGGTATTTTGAATACGGTCGATCAGCGTACCAATCTGGTAGGTGAGAACCGCCTGGAATTGTTATTGTTCAGTCTGAATAGCCGCCAGGTGTTTGCTATCAATGTGTTTAAAGTTCGGGAAGTGATTAAAGTTCCGAAAACCACAAAGATGCCAGGCTCTCATCCTAACATTATCGGTGTCGCCTCTTTACGGGGGGTATCAGTACCGATTATTGACCTGAGGCAGGCGATTGGTTTCCCGCCATCGCGCGAGGAAAACCCGGAGCAGAACCTTATCATCACCGAATACAACCGGACCGTGCAGGGTTTCCTGGTCGGGCAGGTGCGTAATATTGTTAATACCGCGTGGACCGAAATTCAGCCGCCACCAAAATCGGCCGGGCGTTCGAACTATCTGACCGCGATTACCCAAATCAAAGAACAGGATCAGACCAAGATCGTCGAGATCATTGATGTGGAAAAAGTGCTGGCCGAAATCATTGAGTATGATGTGTCGATCTCCGAAGAGGTTCTGGATCCGACCCTGGTCAATGAAATGGTCGGTCGCAACGTTCTGATCGTGGATGATTCCTCGACAGCGCGCAACCAGATCAAGGGGACTTTGTCTCAGCTCGGTCTCAACATCATTGAATGCAGTGACGGCCTGGAAGCGCTTAATTTCCTTAAGGGGTTGTGCGATAAAGGTAAGAACATCAACCAGGAATTGCTGATGTTGATCACCGATGCAGAGATGCCGGAGATGGATGGCTACAAGCTGACCTATGAAGTACGTAATGACCCGCGTATGGCCGATCTGTTTATTACTCTGAATACCTCGTTAAGTGGCAGCTTTAATGAAGCCATGGTGCAGAAAGTCGGTTGTAACCGATTTATCTCCAAGTTCCAGCCGGATTTGCTGGTGGAAGCGGTGCAGGATCGCCTGCGCGAACTCATTTAA